One segment of Deinococcus sp. Leaf326 DNA contains the following:
- a CDS encoding metal-binding protein, producing the protein MPSGRVHNLINLAAYAVLAAGALAASRQDLIGVTPAQAINFTLGFLAGTFLLSPDLDLSEGRVDSKRRWGILGFVWVPYGRMFSHRGLSHTWLLGPLTRLAYVAVLLGLVAGMIRALFPAWQWPALPEPVGAKFAVPLLLGYYLSQWLHLIADGVHPDHGVRHSLRKLRRR; encoded by the coding sequence ATGCCCAGCGGCCGTGTTCACAACCTCATCAACCTCGCCGCCTACGCCGTGCTGGCCGCCGGAGCGCTCGCCGCGAGCCGTCAGGACCTCATCGGGGTGACGCCCGCGCAGGCCATCAATTTCACGCTGGGTTTCCTGGCCGGGACGTTCCTGCTCTCGCCCGACCTCGACCTCTCGGAAGGCCGGGTGGACAGCAAGCGGCGCTGGGGCATCCTGGGGTTCGTCTGGGTGCCCTACGGGCGCATGTTCAGCCACCGGGGCCTGTCGCACACCTGGCTGCTGGGCCCACTGACCCGGCTGGCCTATGTGGCCGTGCTGCTGGGGCTGGTGGCTGGTATGATCAGGGCCCTCTTTCCGGCCTGGCAGTGGCCGGCGCTGCCCGAACCCGTGGGTGCAAAATTTGCCGTGCCCCTGCTGCTGGGCTATTACCTCAGCCAGTGGCTCCATCTCATCGCCGACGGTGTCCACCCCGACCACGGCGTGCGTCACAGCCTCCGCAAACTGCGCCGCCGCTGA